The Roseovarius indicus genome has a segment encoding these proteins:
- a CDS encoding NADH-quinone oxidoreductase subunit J: protein MTVAALSFYLFAISALVGGLFTVISRSPVHSVLWLILSFISAAGLFVLLGAEFVAMLLIIVYVGAVAVLFLFVVMMLDVDFAELKAEMAKYMPLALLIGVILLMQFGLAFGNWQVAEGAEAARAAVPTEGVENTAALGMILYDKYFLLFQLAGLILLVAMIGAIVLTLRHRTHVKRQDVLAQMYRDPAKAMELKDVKPGQGL, encoded by the coding sequence ATGACCGTAGCCGCGCTTTCCTTCTATCTATTCGCCATATCGGCGCTTGTTGGCGGGCTCTTTACCGTCATCAGCCGCAGCCCCGTGCACTCGGTGCTCTGGCTGATCCTGTCGTTCATCTCGGCGGCGGGGCTGTTCGTGCTGCTGGGGGCCGAGTTCGTGGCGATGTTGCTGATCATCGTCTATGTGGGCGCCGTGGCGGTGCTGTTCCTGTTCGTGGTGATGATGCTCGACGTGGACTTTGCCGAGCTGAAGGCCGAGATGGCAAAGTACATGCCTCTTGCTCTGCTGATCGGGGTGATCCTGCTGATGCAGTTCGGGCTGGCCTTCGGCAACTGGCAGGTCGCAGAGGGGGCAGAGGCCGCGCGGGCCGCCGTGCCGACCGAGGGGGTCGAGAACACCGCCGCGCTGGGGATGATCCTTTACGACAAGTACTTCCTGCTGTTCCAGCTGGCCGGTCTGATCCTGCTGGTGGCAATGATCGGGGCCATCGTGCTGACCCTGCGGCACCGGACGCATGTCAAGCGGCAGGACGTTCTGGCGCAGATGTACCGCGACCCTGCCAAGGCCATGGAGCTGAAGGACGTGAAGCCGGGGCAGGGGCTTTAA
- the nuoK gene encoding NADH-quinone oxidoreductase subunit NuoK: MIGLEHYLTVAAALFVIGIFGLFLNRKNVIILLMSIELMLLSVNINLVAFSAHLGDLVGQVFTLFVLTVAAAEAAIGLAILVCFFRNRGTIAVEDINVMKG; the protein is encoded by the coding sequence ATGATAGGACTCGAACATTACCTGACGGTGGCTGCGGCCCTTTTCGTCATCGGCATCTTCGGGCTTTTCCTGAACAGGAAGAACGTGATCATCCTGCTGATGTCGATCGAGCTGATGCTTTTGTCGGTCAATATCAACCTCGTCGCCTTTTCCGCCCATCTGGGCGATCTGGTGGGGCAGGTCTTCACCCTTTTCGTGCTGACCGTGGCCGCCGCCGAGGCCGCCATCGGCCTGGCGATCCTGGTCTGCTTCTTCCGGAACCGCGGCACGATCGCGGTGGAAGACATCAACGTGATGAAAGGCTGA
- the nuoL gene encoding NADH-quinone oxidoreductase subunit L, which produces METIILFAPLVGAIIAGFGWKIIGDAAAQWVTTGLLFLACLLSWVVFLGHDGQSHSIHILDWVQSGTLDTSWAIRLDRLTAIMLIVVTTVSALVHLYSMGYMAHDENFNDDTESYRPRFFAYLSLFTFAMLMLVTSDNLAQMFFGWEGVGLASYLLIGFYFRKPSANAAAIKAFVVNRVGDFGFALGIFALFYLTDSIKFDDVFAAAPELAETQLTFLWTEWNAANLIAFLLFVGAMGKSAQFILHTWLPDAMEGPTPVSALIHAATMVTAGVFLVCRMSPVFEFAPEAKMIVVGIGAITAFFAATVGLVQNDIKRVIAYSTCSQLGYMFVAAGVGVYSVAMFHLLTHAFFKAMLFLGAGSVIHGMHHEQDMRNYGGLRSKMPYTFWAMLIGTLAITGVGIPLTHIGFAGFLSKDAIIESAYAGTAGGFAFWSLVIAALFTSFYSWRLMFLTFFGEPRGDKHTHEHAHESPMVMLVPLGVLALGAIFSGMVWYGSFFGDHNKVNSFFGIPAHHAEAEAGHGEDAAEEGHGEEAVAEEGDAAVADESHGEDGTAAESGEEAGHDVAMAGAPQGAIYMGADNHVMDDAHHVPTWVKVSPFVSMILGFLVAFWFYIVNPAMPKALAESQRPLYLFLLNKWYVDEIYDFLFVNPAKRLARVLWRGGDGRIIDGFLNGVAMGVIPFFTRLAGRAQSGYIFTYAFAMVLGIAVLVTWMTFTGGAE; this is translated from the coding sequence ATGGAAACGATCATTCTCTTCGCCCCGCTGGTGGGCGCCATCATCGCGGGTTTCGGCTGGAAGATCATCGGCGACGCCGCCGCGCAGTGGGTGACGACGGGGCTTTTGTTCCTCGCCTGCCTGCTGAGCTGGGTCGTGTTCCTGGGCCATGACGGGCAGAGCCATTCGATTCATATCCTCGACTGGGTGCAGTCAGGCACGCTGGATACGTCATGGGCGATCCGGCTGGATCGGCTGACGGCGATCATGCTGATCGTGGTCACGACTGTGTCGGCGCTCGTGCACCTCTATTCGATGGGCTACATGGCCCATGACGAGAACTTCAACGACGATACCGAGAGCTATCGGCCCCGGTTCTTTGCCTACCTGTCGCTGTTCACATTCGCGATGCTGATGCTGGTGACGTCGGACAACCTCGCGCAGATGTTCTTTGGCTGGGAGGGGGTTGGCCTCGCGTCCTACCTGCTGATCGGGTTCTATTTCCGCAAGCCATCGGCCAATGCCGCCGCGATCAAGGCCTTCGTGGTCAACCGGGTGGGGGACTTCGGCTTTGCGCTGGGGATTTTCGCGCTGTTCTACCTGACGGACTCGATCAAGTTCGACGATGTCTTCGCTGCGGCGCCCGAGCTGGCCGAGACGCAGCTGACCTTCCTGTGGACCGAGTGGAACGCGGCCAACCTGATCGCCTTCCTGCTGTTCGTGGGGGCGATGGGCAAGTCGGCGCAGTTCATCCTGCACACCTGGCTGCCGGACGCGATGGAAGGCCCGACGCCGGTGTCGGCGCTCATTCACGCCGCGACCATGGTGACGGCGGGGGTGTTCCTTGTCTGCAGAATGTCGCCGGTTTTCGAGTTTGCGCCCGAGGCGAAGATGATCGTGGTTGGCATCGGCGCCATCACCGCATTTTTCGCGGCGACGGTGGGCCTCGTGCAGAACGACATCAAGCGCGTGATCGCCTATTCGACCTGTTCGCAGCTGGGCTACATGTTCGTGGCGGCCGGTGTGGGCGTCTACTCGGTGGCGATGTTCCACCTGCTGACCCACGCCTTCTTCAAGGCGATGCTGTTCCTCGGGGCCGGGTCGGTCATTCACGGGATGCATCACGAGCAGGACATGCGGAATTATGGCGGCCTGCGGTCGAAGATGCCCTACACGTTCTGGGCGATGCTGATCGGGACGCTGGCGATCACCGGGGTTGGCATTCCGCTGACCCATATCGGTTTTGCCGGGTTCCTGTCGAAGGACGCGATCATCGAGAGCGCCTATGCGGGTACGGCCGGTGGTTTTGCCTTCTGGTCGCTGGTCATCGCGGCGCTGTTCACCAGCTTCTACAGCTGGCGGCTGATGTTCCTGACCTTCTTCGGCGAACCGCGTGGCGACAAGCATACGCATGAGCATGCGCATGAAAGCCCTATGGTGATGCTGGTGCCGCTTGGCGTTCTGGCGCTTGGGGCGATCTTCTCGGGGATGGTCTGGTATGGCAGCTTCTTCGGCGATCATAACAAGGTGAACAGCTTCTTCGGGATCCCGGCGCATCACGCCGAGGCGGAGGCCGGGCATGGCGAGGACGCTGCCGAAGAGGGCCACGGCGAAGAGGCCGTGGCAGAAGAGGGCGACGCCGCCGTGGCCGACGAAAGCCATGGCGAGGACGGCACCGCCGCCGAGAGTGGCGAAGAAGCGGGTCACGACGTGGCCATGGCCGGCGCGCCGCAGGGTGCAATCTACATGGGGGCCGACAACCACGTGATGGATGACGCGCACCACGTGCCCACATGGGTCAAGGTCAGTCCGTTCGTGTCGATGATCCTCGGCTTCCTCGTGGCGTTCTGGTTCTACATCGTCAACCCGGCCATGCCCAAGGCGCTGGCCGAGAGCCAGCGGCCGCTGTACCTGTTCCTGCTGAACAAGTGGTATGTCGACGAGATCTACGACTTCCTGTTCGTGAACCCCGCCAAGCGACTGGCGCGCGTGCTGTGGCGCGGTGGCGACGGGCGCATCATCGACGGGTTCCTCAACGGCGTGGCGATGGGGGTCATTCCCTTCTTCACCCGCCTCGCGGGCCGGGCGCAATCCGGCTACATCTTCACCTATGCCTTCGCCATGGTGCTGGGCATCGCGGTTCTGGTCACGTGGATGACCTTCACCGGAGGGGCTGAATAA
- a CDS encoding NADH-quinone oxidoreductase subunit M produces the protein MDNLLSITTFIPAIAAAILAIFLRGEDAAAQRNAKWVALIATTLTFVVSIFILVGFDPNDTGFQFVEERDWLLGLKYKMGVDGISVLFVMLTTFIMPLTIAASWNVTSRVKEYMIAFLVLETLMLGVFMALDLVLFYLFFEAGLIPMFLIIGIWGGKERIYASFKFFLYTFFGSVLMLVAMVAMFAEAGTTDIPTLMTHEFAFESFSLLGIQIVGGMQTLMFIAFFASFAVKMPMWPVHTWLPDAHVQAPTAGSVVLAAILLKMGGYGFLRFSLPMFPVGADVMTPLVLWMSAIAIVYTSLVALAQEDMKKLIAYSSVAHMGYVTMGIFAANQQGVDGAIFQMISHGFISGALFLIVGVIYDRMHTRDIDAYGGLVNRMPAYALIFMLFTMANVGLPGTSGFIGEFLTLVGIFQVNTWVAAVATSGVILSAAYALWLYRRVVLGELVKESLKSITDMTKRERAIFAPLVVMTLLLGVYPSLVTDVTGPAVETLIGNYETALSEAGAANDVAQVAE, from the coding sequence ATGGATAACCTGCTTTCCATCACCACGTTCATCCCCGCCATCGCTGCGGCCATCCTGGCGATCTTCCTGCGTGGAGAAGATGCGGCTGCGCAGCGGAACGCCAAGTGGGTGGCGCTGATCGCGACGACGCTGACCTTTGTCGTGTCGATCTTCATCCTCGTGGGCTTCGACCCGAACGATACGGGCTTCCAGTTCGTGGAAGAGCGCGACTGGCTTCTGGGCCTGAAGTACAAGATGGGGGTCGACGGGATCAGCGTTCTGTTCGTCATGCTGACCACCTTCATCATGCCGCTGACCATCGCCGCGTCGTGGAACGTGACGAGCCGGGTGAAGGAATACATGATCGCCTTCCTCGTGCTGGAAACGCTGATGCTGGGCGTGTTCATGGCGCTCGACTTGGTGCTGTTCTACCTGTTCTTCGAGGCGGGCCTCATTCCGATGTTCCTGATTATCGGCATCTGGGGCGGCAAGGAGCGGATCTACGCATCGTTCAAGTTCTTCCTCTACACCTTCTTCGGCTCGGTGCTGATGCTGGTGGCGATGGTTGCGATGTTCGCCGAGGCCGGCACCACCGACATTCCGACGCTGATGACGCACGAGTTCGCGTTCGAGAGCTTCTCGCTTCTGGGCATCCAGATCGTGGGCGGCATGCAGACGCTGATGTTCATCGCCTTCTTCGCAAGCTTCGCGGTGAAGATGCCGATGTGGCCGGTGCACACCTGGCTTCCGGATGCGCACGTGCAGGCGCCGACCGCCGGGTCGGTCGTGCTGGCGGCGATCCTGCTGAAGATGGGGGGCTATGGCTTCCTGCGGTTCAGCCTGCCGATGTTCCCGGTGGGGGCGGACGTGATGACGCCGCTGGTGCTGTGGATGAGCGCCATCGCGATCGTCTATACCTCGCTGGTGGCGCTGGCGCAGGAGGATATGAAGAAGCTGATCGCCTATTCCTCGGTCGCGCACATGGGGTACGTCACCATGGGCATCTTCGCGGCGAACCAGCAGGGCGTGGATGGCGCGATCTTCCAGATGATCAGCCACGGCTTCATCTCGGGCGCGCTCTTCCTGATCGTGGGCGTGATCTATGACCGGATGCACACCCGCGACATCGACGCCTATGGCGGGCTGGTGAACCGGATGCCGGCCTATGCACTGATATTCATGCTGTTCACCATGGCCAACGTGGGCCTGCCGGGCACGAGCGGGTTCATCGGCGAATTCCTGACGCTGGTCGGCATCTTCCAGGTGAATACCTGGGTGGCGGCCGTGGCGACCTCGGGCGTGATCCTGTCGGCGGCCTATGCGCTGTGGCTCTATCGCCGGGTGGTGTTGGGCGAGCTGGTGAAGGAAAGCCTCAAGTCGATCACCGACATGACGAAACGCGAGCGGGCGATCTTTGCGCCGCTCGTGGTGATGACCCTGCTGCTGGGCGTCTACCCGAGCCTTGTGACCGATGTCACCGGCCCGGCAGTGGAGACGCTGATCGGCAATTACGAAACGGCCTTGTCGGAGGCGGGCGCCGCCAACGACGTGGCGCAGGTGGCGGAATAA
- the nuoN gene encoding NADH-quinone oxidoreductase subunit NuoN: MMQADLNVILPEIVISVYALAALLVTAYTGKDKMAGMLTWLTAAILVAMALWLGTTGQGTRTAFGGMFNDDAFARFAKVATLLSAAAVMVMGQEYMARRGLLRFEYPLLIALASVGMMMMVSAGDLMALYMGLELQSLALYVVASLRRDSVKSTEAGLKYFVLGALSSGLLLYGASLTYGYTGTTLFSGIIASAEGQAPIGLLIGIVFVISGLAFKVSAVPFHMWTPDVYQGAPTPITAFFATAPKMAAMGLFARVVHDAYGGVVQDWQQVIAVLSLLSMFLGGIAAIGQRDIKRLMAYSSIAHMGYALMGLASGTVFGVQAMLIYMAIYITMNVGTFAFILSMERDGQPVTEISSLNMYSKAHPGRAMAMLVLMFSLAGVPPLLGFFGKLYVLRAAYEGGLVWLAVAGVLASVIGAFYYLRIVYYMYFGEEQEPLETGKSPVQWGFLMASAAIMLLGIVNMFGIEGMAQAAAATLVN, translated from the coding sequence ATGATGCAGGCTGATCTGAATGTTATCCTGCCCGAGATCGTGATCTCGGTCTACGCGCTGGCCGCACTGCTGGTGACGGCCTACACGGGCAAGGACAAGATGGCGGGCATGCTGACATGGCTGACCGCCGCGATCCTGGTGGCGATGGCGCTGTGGCTGGGCACCACCGGGCAGGGCACGCGCACCGCCTTCGGCGGCATGTTCAACGATGACGCCTTTGCCCGCTTTGCCAAGGTTGCGACGCTGCTGTCGGCGGCGGCCGTGATGGTGATGGGGCAGGAATACATGGCCCGCCGGGGGCTGTTGCGCTTCGAGTATCCGCTGCTGATCGCGCTGGCCTCGGTCGGCATGATGATGATGGTGAGCGCCGGTGACCTGATGGCGCTTTACATGGGGCTCGAGCTGCAGTCGCTGGCGCTTTACGTGGTGGCCTCGCTGCGCCGGGACAGCGTGAAGTCGACGGAGGCAGGCCTGAAGTATTTCGTGCTGGGCGCGCTGTCGTCGGGGCTGCTGCTTTATGGCGCCTCGCTGACCTACGGGTATACCGGCACCACGCTTTTTTCGGGGATCATCGCCTCGGCCGAGGGGCAGGCGCCCATTGGCCTTCTGATCGGGATCGTCTTCGTGATCTCGGGTCTGGCCTTCAAGGTGTCGGCCGTGCCCTTCCACATGTGGACGCCGGATGTCTACCAGGGCGCGCCGACGCCGATCACCGCCTTCTTCGCCACCGCGCCCAAGATGGCCGCGATGGGGCTTTTTGCCCGCGTGGTGCATGACGCCTATGGCGGCGTGGTGCAGGACTGGCAACAGGTGATTGCCGTTCTGTCGCTTCTGTCGATGTTCCTTGGCGGCATTGCGGCGATCGGGCAGCGGGATATCAAGCGGCTGATGGCCTATTCCTCGATCGCGCATATGGGCTATGCGCTGATGGGGCTGGCCTCGGGCACGGTGTTCGGCGTGCAGGCAATGCTGATCTACATGGCGATCTACATCACCATGAACGTCGGCACCTTCGCCTTCATCCTGTCGATGGAGCGGGACGGGCAGCCGGTGACCGAGATCTCGAGCCTCAACATGTATTCCAAGGCACATCCGGGCCGCGCCATGGCGATGCTGGTCCTGATGTTCAGCCTTGCCGGCGTGCCGCCGCTTCTTGGCTTCTTCGGCAAGCTCTATGTGCTGCGGGCCGCTTATGAAGGCGGGCTGGTGTGGCTGGCGGTGGCCGGCGTGCTGGCCTCGGTGATCGGCGCCTTCTACTACTTGCGGATCGTCTATTACATGTATTTCGGCGAGGAGCAGGAGCCGCTGGAGACGGGCAAGTCGCCGGTGCAGTGGGGCTTCCTGATGGCCTCGGCCGCGATCATGCTGCTGGGTATCGTCAACATGTTCGGCATCGAGGGCATGGCACAGGCCGCGGCGGCGACCCTTGTCAACTGA
- a CDS encoding biotin--[acetyl-CoA-carboxylase] ligase, translated as MKVAGWPEGYGRRVLPEVDSTNAEAARVAGTLAGPEWILALKQTAARGRRGRAWANPEGNFAASLVLQPTEPPATVALRSFVASLALYDAFVAATGRPEGFALKWPNDVLLNGGKVAGILLEQAGQSGRLSPLVIGIGINLVHAPSAEDVEPGAVRPVSLLSETGVEISAGDFLDLLAPAYARCEAQFVQYGFEPIRRAWLERAARLGEVITARTGKAEITGTFETVDEAGNLVLKTRDTRQAIPAAEIFF; from the coding sequence ATGAAAGTCGCGGGCTGGCCAGAGGGGTACGGGCGGCGCGTGTTGCCGGAGGTGGACAGCACCAATGCCGAGGCCGCGCGGGTGGCTGGCACGCTGGCCGGGCCGGAGTGGATCCTGGCGCTTAAGCAGACCGCCGCGCGCGGACGGCGGGGGCGGGCCTGGGCCAACCCGGAAGGGAATTTTGCCGCGAGCCTCGTCTTGCAACCGACCGAGCCGCCGGCGACGGTGGCGCTCCGGTCGTTCGTGGCCTCCCTGGCGCTCTACGATGCGTTCGTGGCGGCGACGGGGCGGCCCGAGGGCTTCGCGCTCAAGTGGCCGAATGACGTTCTGCTGAATGGAGGCAAGGTGGCCGGGATATTGCTCGAGCAGGCCGGGCAGAGCGGGCGCCTGTCGCCGTTGGTGATCGGGATCGGGATCAACCTTGTCCACGCGCCGAGCGCCGAGGACGTGGAGCCGGGCGCCGTGCGGCCCGTTTCGCTTCTGTCCGAGACCGGGGTGGAGATCAGCGCCGGCGATTTCCTCGACCTGCTGGCGCCGGCCTATGCCAGATGCGAGGCGCAATTCGTTCAATACGGGTTCGAGCCCATTCGCAGGGCTTGGCTGGAGCGGGCGGCGCGGCTGGGCGAGGTGATCACCGCCCGCACCGGCAAGGCCGAGATCACCGGCACCTTCGAGACGGTGGACGAGGCGGGCAATCTTGTTCTAAAGACCCGCGATACCCGGCAGGCCATCCCGGCGGCGGAGATCTTCTTCTAA
- a CDS encoding DMP19 family protein, with translation MNLPDDPWNRFVLRAVEEAPQIEAEKPLYALFWYQSEVNNGGHLQYFLNVTEPGEWHIAVDAARSIGQDEVAANLAQAVALWESVEHRAPNTTEEFVDEALEDEFGHFDRKFYELEGPFRQAFENAIE, from the coding sequence ATGAATTTGCCTGACGATCCCTGGAACAGGTTCGTTTTGCGCGCTGTCGAAGAAGCGCCGCAAATCGAGGCTGAAAAGCCGCTCTACGCGCTCTTTTGGTATCAGTCAGAGGTCAATAACGGCGGGCATCTCCAGTACTTCCTGAATGTGACCGAGCCCGGTGAATGGCATATCGCAGTAGATGCGGCGCGAAGCATCGGGCAGGACGAGGTTGCTGCCAATCTTGCCCAGGCCGTCGCGCTTTGGGAAAGCGTGGAACACAGAGCGCCGAATACGACGGAAGAATTCGTGGACGAGGCTCTCGAGGACGAATTCGGGCACTTTGACCGAAAGTTCTACGAGCTTGAAGGCCCATTCCGGCAGGCCTTTGAAAACGCGATAGAGTGA
- a CDS encoding type III pantothenate kinase — translation MLLAIDCGNTNTVFSIWDGTEFLCTLRTSTHHARTADAYFTWFSTLVKHYGIEMDITDVIISSTVPRVVFNLRVFADRFFGCRPVVVGKPDCALPVQPRVDEGTQVGPDRLVNTAGAYDRHGGDLIVVDFGTATTFDVVAHDGAYVGGVIAPGVNLSLEALHAAAAALPHVDVTKPQKVIGTNTVACMQSGVFWGYVGLVNGITERIRAEYEQPMKVIGTGGLAPLFAQGDLLFDHIEEDLTMHGLTVIHAHNVKG, via the coding sequence ATGCTACTGGCGATCGACTGCGGCAATACCAACACGGTCTTTTCCATCTGGGATGGGACGGAATTCCTGTGCACGCTCCGGACCTCGACCCACCATGCCCGCACCGCGGATGCCTATTTCACCTGGTTCTCGACGCTGGTGAAGCATTACGGGATCGAGATGGACATCACCGACGTGATCATCTCGTCGACCGTGCCGCGGGTGGTGTTCAACCTGCGCGTCTTTGCCGACCGGTTCTTCGGCTGCCGGCCTGTGGTGGTGGGCAAGCCGGACTGCGCTCTGCCGGTACAGCCGCGGGTGGACGAGGGCACGCAGGTGGGGCCGGACCGGCTGGTGAACACGGCGGGCGCCTATGACCGGCATGGCGGTGACCTGATCGTGGTGGATTTCGGGACGGCGACGACCTTCGACGTTGTGGCCCATGACGGGGCCTATGTGGGCGGGGTGATTGCGCCGGGCGTGAACCTGTCGCTGGAGGCGCTGCACGCGGCCGCGGCGGCCCTGCCGCATGTGGACGTGACGAAGCCGCAGAAGGTGATCGGCACCAACACGGTGGCCTGTATGCAATCGGGCGTGTTCTGGGGCTATGTGGGCCTTGTGAACGGCATCACCGAGCGGATCCGGGCGGAATACGAGCAGCCGATGAAGGTGATCGGCACCGGCGGGCTGGCGCCGCTATTCGCGCAGGGCGACCTGCTCTTCGACCATATCGAGGAAGATCTGACAATGCATGGGCTGACGGTGATCCATGCGCATAACGTGAAAGGCTGA
- a CDS encoding ribonuclease J, with amino-acid sequence MSKERLIYLPLGGAGEIGMNAYVYGIGEPGKERLILVDLGVTFPDMDTTPGVDLIFPDISWLEERRDRLEAVFVTHAHEDHVGAVSHYYDRLGAPIYARAFTANIARKKMEERGQPEKAVITASPWPEVIEAGPFKVGFVPISHSIPESAGLVIDTKLGRLVHSGDFKMDTDPVVGEAFDEELWASLSEPGGLALMCDSTNVFSPHAGRSESSLGPEIESLIAGAKGMFVATTFASNVARVKTLAEAGERAGRSICLMGRAMRRMIEAAVETGVLTGFPRTVSPEDTKNIPRENLMLIVTGSQGERRAASAQLAQGKYNGIEMKPGDTFLFSSKTIPGNERGVIRIMNQFSEMSVDVVDDDGGRYHVSGHANRPDLERLHKLIKPSYVVPMHGEHRHLREHVKLAKSKGFGAVLAPNGTMIELSGESPSVADYVETGRVYLDGNVQVGALDGIVRDRIRMALNGHVMVNVILDEDDEPLGEPWCELKGLAEEGSSRAPLVDVLEEDLSQFLGRAGDKTLTDDDKLEDGVRKVVRQVAQAEIGKRPEVTVIISRLTN; translated from the coding sequence ATGAGCAAAGAGCGGCTGATCTACCTGCCCCTTGGCGGGGCGGGCGAAATCGGGATGAACGCCTATGTCTACGGTATTGGCGAGCCGGGAAAGGAGCGACTGATCCTTGTCGATCTGGGCGTGACCTTTCCGGATATGGACACGACGCCGGGCGTCGACCTGATCTTTCCCGATATCAGCTGGCTGGAGGAACGGCGCGATCGGCTGGAGGCCGTGTTCGTGACCCATGCGCACGAGGATCACGTGGGCGCGGTCTCGCATTACTATGACCGGCTGGGCGCGCCGATCTATGCGCGCGCGTTCACCGCCAACATTGCCCGGAAGAAGATGGAAGAGCGGGGCCAGCCCGAGAAGGCGGTGATCACCGCGAGCCCGTGGCCCGAGGTGATCGAGGCCGGCCCGTTCAAGGTGGGGTTCGTGCCGATCTCGCACTCGATCCCGGAAAGCGCGGGGCTGGTGATCGACACCAAGCTGGGCCGGCTGGTGCATTCGGGCGACTTCAAGATGGATACCGACCCGGTCGTGGGCGAGGCGTTCGACGAGGAGTTGTGGGCGTCGCTGTCGGAGCCGGGGGGTCTGGCGCTGATGTGCGATTCGACGAATGTGTTCAGCCCCCATGCGGGGCGGTCGGAAAGCAGCCTGGGGCCGGAGATCGAAAGCCTGATCGCGGGCGCCAAGGGCATGTTCGTGGCCACCACGTTCGCCAGCAACGTGGCGCGGGTAAAGACGCTGGCCGAGGCCGGTGAACGGGCGGGGCGGTCGATCTGCCTGATGGGCCGGGCGATGCGGCGGATGATCGAAGCGGCGGTCGAGACCGGCGTGCTGACCGGGTTTCCGCGCACGGTGAGCCCGGAGGATACGAAGAACATTCCGCGCGAGAACCTGATGCTGATCGTGACGGGCAGCCAGGGCGAGCGCCGGGCGGCCAGCGCGCAGCTGGCGCAGGGCAAGTATAACGGGATCGAGATGAAGCCGGGCGATACGTTCCTGTTCTCGTCGAAGACGATTCCGGGGAACGAGCGCGGCGTGATCCGGATCATGAACCAGTTCAGCGAGATGAGCGTGGATGTCGTCGACGACGATGGCGGGCGGTATCACGTGTCGGGCCATGCCAACCGGCCCGACCTGGAGCGGCTGCACAAGCTGATCAAGCCGTCTTACGTTGTGCCGATGCATGGCGAGCACAGGCATCTGCGCGAGCACGTAAAACTGGCGAAATCCAAGGGGTTCGGGGCCGTTCTGGCACCGAACGGCACGATGATCGAGCTGTCGGGAGAAAGCCCGTCGGTGGCCGATTACGTCGAGACCGGGCGCGTGTACCTTGACGGGAACGTGCAGGTCGGCGCGTTGGACGGCATCGTGCGTGACCGGATCCGGATGGCGCTCAACGGGCATGTGATGGTGAACGTCATCCTCGACGAGGATGACGAGCCGCTGGGCGAGCCGTGGTGCGAGCTGAAGGGGCTGGCCGAGGAGGGCAGCAGCCGGGCGCCTCTGGTCGACGTGCTGGAAGAGGACCTTAGCCAGTTTCTTGGCCGGGCGGGTGACAAGACCCTGACCGACGACGACAAGCTGGAAGACGGCGTACGCAAGGTCGTGCGGCAGGTGGCGCAGGCCGAGATCGGCAAGCGGCCCGAGGTGACGGTGATCATCAGCCGGCTGACGAACTGA
- a CDS encoding tautomerase family protein: MPLIDIHVLEGVFTDEDKERILLKVIDAFGEAAGGRMKENTSARIHEVKSGSWAFGGNVLHTELGLAIRRGD; this comes from the coding sequence ATGCCCCTCATCGACATTCACGTGCTCGAAGGTGTGTTCACCGACGAGGACAAGGAACGCATCCTTCTGAAGGTGATCGACGCCTTTGGCGAGGCCGCGGGCGGCCGGATGAAGGAAAACACCTCCGCCCGCATTCACGAGGTCAAAAGCGGCTCATGGGCCTTTGGTGGCAACGTACTGCACACCGAGCTCGGCCTGGCGATTCGCCGGGGCGACTGA